A part of Pirellulales bacterium genomic DNA contains:
- a CDS encoding ParB N-terminal domain-containing protein: MQIRDRIRELRRVRASQLRPHPRNWRTHPEEQRDALRGVLAEIGYAGALLARELDDGTLELIDGHLRAETTPDAEVPVLVLDLSAEEANKLLTLLDPLASLAETNGERLAALVAEVETDSAAVRALLDRLTEEAQAGAALLATPGVPATPQDGELPELYQLIVECAGEAEQRALFDRLSAEGFHCRVMVL; the protein is encoded by the coding sequence ATGCAAATTCGCGATCGCATTCGTGAGCTGCGCCGCGTGCGGGCTTCGCAGCTGCGCCCTCATCCGCGCAATTGGCGGACCCATCCCGAGGAGCAGCGCGACGCCCTGCGCGGCGTGCTGGCCGAGATCGGCTACGCCGGCGCGCTCTTGGCTCGCGAGCTCGACGACGGGACGCTCGAGCTGATCGACGGCCATCTGCGCGCCGAAACCACGCCCGATGCCGAAGTGCCCGTGCTGGTTTTGGATCTGTCGGCCGAAGAGGCCAACAAGCTCTTAACGCTGCTCGATCCGCTCGCCTCGCTCGCCGAAACCAATGGCGAGCGATTAGCAGCGCTTGTCGCCGAAGTGGAAACCGACAGTGCCGCCGTGCGCGCCCTCTTGGATCGTCTGACCGAAGAGGCACAGGCCGGCGCGGCCTTGCTCGCCACACCCGGAGTGCCAGCGACTCCGCAGGATGGCGAACTGCCCGAGCTATATCAGCTGATTGTCGAATGTGCGGGCGAAGCCGAGCAGCGCGCGCTTTTCGACCGGCTGAGCGCCGAAGGTTTCCATTGCCGCGTGATGGTGCTGTGA
- a CDS encoding GNAT family N-acetyltransferase — MPTVDITVRCPVHDSFRVRQVAGMFDVPLAEKSEATFRADIPAIDEPWQIGLIVGPSGSGKTTVGKRVFGTSLYQARDWPPASAVIDAFGDLPIKEITGLLTAVGFSSPPSWVKPYAVLSNGERFRCDLARALASGCMARNDEIAAVDLAAWPVVAFDEFTSVVDRNVAQVGSMAVARAIRGGRLRCRFVAITCHYDIAEWLAPDWVVDMATGTCQRRSLRRPSIELRIFRCHRRAWEMFARHHYLSGALAPTARCFLATWRDTAVAFCATLPVIGRRGHWRISRVVTLPDFQGIGIGMRLAEAVAQRHRAEGLRINITASHPAVLAHCRESPEWRMVRVLKTGSRSARRFIHNYRGSSGRAVVSFEYLGADSAA; from the coding sequence TTGCCGACCGTCGACATCACCGTCCGTTGTCCCGTGCATGATTCCTTTCGCGTGCGGCAGGTTGCCGGCATGTTCGACGTGCCGCTGGCAGAGAAATCCGAAGCCACCTTTCGCGCTGATATCCCGGCGATCGACGAGCCGTGGCAGATCGGTCTGATCGTGGGCCCCTCCGGCAGCGGTAAGACGACCGTTGGAAAGCGCGTCTTTGGAACATCGCTCTACCAGGCCCGCGATTGGCCGCCAGCGAGCGCGGTGATCGACGCCTTTGGCGACCTGCCGATCAAGGAGATCACGGGCCTGTTGACCGCGGTCGGGTTCAGTTCGCCGCCATCCTGGGTCAAGCCATATGCAGTGCTTAGCAATGGTGAGCGCTTCCGTTGTGATCTGGCTCGCGCGCTGGCTTCGGGCTGTATGGCGCGAAACGACGAGATTGCGGCCGTCGACCTGGCGGCGTGGCCGGTGGTGGCGTTCGATGAATTCACAAGCGTCGTCGACCGCAACGTCGCGCAAGTCGGTTCGATGGCCGTGGCTCGCGCGATTCGCGGCGGCCGCTTGCGGTGCCGCTTTGTGGCCATCACTTGTCACTACGACATTGCCGAATGGCTAGCGCCCGACTGGGTGGTGGATATGGCGACGGGCACGTGCCAGCGGAGGAGTCTTCGGCGGCCGAGCATCGAGTTGCGGATCTTTCGTTGCCACCGTCGTGCGTGGGAAATGTTTGCGCGTCATCACTATTTGAGCGGGGCGCTTGCGCCCACGGCTCGCTGCTTTCTGGCCACCTGGCGCGACACGGCCGTCGCCTTTTGCGCAACGCTGCCTGTGATCGGGCGGCGCGGCCATTGGCGCATCAGCCGCGTGGTCACGCTGCCGGATTTTCAGGGGATCGGCATCGGCATGCGGCTGGCCGAGGCCGTGGCCCAACGGCACCGCGCCGAGGGATTGCGCATCAACATCACGGCCAGCCATCCGGCGGTACTTGCGCATTGCAGGGAATCGCCCGAGTGGCGGATGGTGCGCGTTTTGAAAACGGGTTCGCGCAGTGCGCGCCGTTTCATCCACAACTACCGCGGTTCGAGCGGCCGCGCCGTGGTGTCGTTCGAATACCTGGGCGCCGATAGCGCAGCATGA
- the terL gene encoding phage terminase large subunit yields the protein MSHDPDYENDAFPGEPQETGVADSDQEKPPDEPLQYDDRASLSEQEEFVIGTLAHSLRQRLRAAPAMRSGGLLDWARHYLPTHFQLAPSAMHRWLAEQIEAAGCARGQKINVIGPRGAAKSTVASLACPLRLAVEAAEPYIWIVSDTKDQAASHLENIKAELIDNELLAEDYPDAVGKGSVWRTAAIRLRNGVMIEAFGTGQRIRGRRRRANRPTLIICDDLQNDGHIESSLQRDHSRRWFHGTLLKAGTHATNVLHLATALHHDALGLELARTPGWTSRIFRAIERWPDRMALWQEWEAIYTALDNPNCRQQARAFYEEHAAQMNAGCVLLWPEHEGLYTLMQMRVESGRTAFEREKQGSPINPEACEWPEDYFGDCIWFEDWPARLTLKIIALDPSKGHDARRGDYSAFVLLGITAEGLLYVEADLARRATPQIVADGVEWCRVFRPDALAIETNQFQDLLGHEFAAELSRQGLANVSPWSIDNRVNKLVRVRRLGPYLSRRQLRFRRTPATRLLVEQLQQFPVGDHDDGPDALEMAIRMAGELTGRPAPSDGLGNRLRLSS from the coding sequence GTGAGTCACGATCCGGATTACGAAAACGACGCGTTCCCCGGCGAACCGCAAGAAACCGGCGTCGCCGATTCCGATCAGGAGAAACCGCCGGATGAGCCACTGCAATACGACGACCGGGCGTCGCTCAGCGAGCAGGAGGAATTCGTGATCGGCACGCTCGCTCACAGTCTGCGGCAACGTTTGCGCGCCGCGCCCGCGATGCGCTCGGGCGGCTTGCTCGATTGGGCGCGGCATTACCTGCCAACCCATTTTCAGCTCGCCCCTTCAGCCATGCACCGCTGGCTTGCCGAACAGATCGAGGCGGCAGGTTGCGCGCGCGGGCAAAAGATCAACGTGATCGGTCCGCGCGGCGCGGCGAAATCGACCGTGGCCTCGCTGGCCTGCCCGCTACGGCTAGCCGTGGAGGCAGCCGAGCCCTACATCTGGATCGTCTCGGACACCAAGGACCAGGCCGCCAGCCATCTGGAGAACATCAAAGCGGAATTGATCGATAACGAATTGCTGGCCGAAGACTATCCCGACGCCGTCGGCAAAGGGTCGGTGTGGCGGACAGCGGCCATCCGCCTGCGGAATGGCGTGATGATCGAGGCTTTTGGCACAGGCCAGCGCATTCGCGGTCGTCGCCGCCGCGCCAATCGCCCCACGCTGATCATCTGCGACGACTTGCAGAACGACGGACACATCGAATCCTCGCTGCAGCGTGACCACTCGCGCCGCTGGTTTCACGGCACGCTCCTCAAGGCAGGCACGCACGCGACCAACGTGCTGCATCTGGCCACGGCGCTGCATCACGATGCGCTGGGGCTGGAACTGGCGCGCACGCCTGGCTGGACCTCGCGCATCTTTCGCGCCATCGAGCGTTGGCCCGATCGTATGGCACTCTGGCAAGAGTGGGAGGCAATCTATACGGCGCTCGACAACCCGAATTGCCGGCAGCAGGCCCGCGCTTTCTACGAAGAACACGCCGCGCAGATGAACGCAGGCTGCGTGCTCCTGTGGCCGGAGCACGAAGGCTTGTACACGTTAATGCAAATGCGCGTCGAGAGCGGCCGCACTGCTTTCGAGCGCGAGAAACAGGGCTCGCCGATCAATCCCGAAGCTTGCGAATGGCCCGAAGATTATTTCGGTGATTGTATTTGGTTCGAGGATTGGCCGGCGCGACTGACGTTGAAAATTATTGCGCTCGATCCCAGCAAAGGGCACGACGCGCGGCGCGGCGACTATTCGGCATTCGTATTACTCGGAATCACGGCCGAGGGGCTCTTATACGTCGAAGCTGATCTGGCGCGGCGCGCGACGCCGCAGATCGTGGCCGACGGCGTCGAATGGTGCCGGGTTTTCCGGCCCGATGCCCTGGCGATCGAGACAAACCAGTTTCAAGACCTGCTGGGCCATGAATTCGCCGCCGAGCTGTCGCGGCAAGGTCTGGCGAACGTCAGCCCGTGGTCGATCGACAATCGCGTCAACAAGCTGGTGCGCGTTCGGCGGCTGGGCCCGTACTTGTCGCGCCGGCAGCTGCGCTTTCGCCGCACGCCGGCGACCCGATTGCTCGTCGAGCAATTGCAGCAGTTTCCGGTGGGTGATCACGACGACGGGCCGGATGCACTGGAGATGGCCATCCGCATGGCCGGCGAACTGACCGGGCGCCCCGCGCCCAGCGATGGCTTGGGAAACCGTCTGCGTTTGAGTTCGTGA
- a CDS encoding phage portal protein: MTTTNGKNHGQANQGAHSSGGGNGIDPVSRLERRLAEACQGLWDSFVDPRDALWDDDGGWWQLVGNEVQRGGAAVVPFWTEAELRQIRIECRGLALTNEFAINGHENRINYVIGAGHSYRAVRKSGVTASDELVAAAQAILDDFINTNGWHRRQQEIVRRRDRDGECFLRFFTDSNGSLRVRFVEPAQVSTPPEASGDPAASFGILTDPQDVEEVLGYYVDGTLVDACDIQHRKANVDGNVKRGLPLYYSVRKNLRRAEKLLRNMSVVAEIQSAIALVRRHQGATRTAVQQFVAGQADASTTGPGGETTNWRHFAPGTILDTSGGIEYDFPAQGLNAASYVAVLQAELRAIAARLVMPEFMLSSDASNANYASTMVAESPAVRMFERLQAEQIECDLAVMRRAISVAAGAGRIADDVLTSIDIQAVAPPLAVRDGLKDAQVARIEYQCGILSPQTWSQRRRLDYAQEQANLADHRRQANTNGDASGAVPPRG; this comes from the coding sequence ATGACCACGACCAACGGCAAGAATCACGGCCAGGCGAATCAAGGAGCTCATTCCTCGGGCGGCGGCAACGGCATCGATCCGGTGTCGCGTTTGGAACGCCGCCTGGCGGAAGCTTGCCAGGGGCTGTGGGACAGTTTTGTCGATCCCCGCGACGCATTATGGGACGACGATGGCGGTTGGTGGCAACTTGTCGGCAACGAGGTGCAGCGCGGCGGCGCGGCCGTTGTTCCGTTCTGGACCGAAGCCGAGCTGCGGCAGATTCGCATCGAATGCCGCGGACTGGCGCTGACCAATGAATTCGCGATCAACGGCCATGAAAATCGCATTAACTATGTGATCGGCGCCGGACACAGCTATCGCGCGGTGCGGAAAAGTGGCGTCACGGCCAGCGACGAACTGGTGGCCGCCGCGCAGGCGATTCTTGACGATTTCATCAACACCAATGGGTGGCATCGGCGGCAGCAGGAAATCGTGCGGCGCCGCGATCGTGACGGTGAGTGCTTCTTGCGATTCTTCACCGACTCGAATGGTTCGTTGCGCGTGCGCTTTGTCGAACCAGCGCAAGTCTCGACACCGCCCGAGGCCAGCGGCGACCCGGCCGCCAGCTTCGGCATCCTTACCGACCCACAAGACGTGGAAGAGGTGCTGGGCTATTACGTCGATGGTACGCTCGTGGACGCCTGCGACATTCAACATCGCAAAGCCAACGTCGATGGCAACGTCAAACGCGGTTTGCCATTGTATTACTCCGTGCGCAAGAACCTGCGCCGCGCCGAAAAGCTGCTGCGCAACATGAGCGTCGTCGCCGAGATTCAATCGGCCATCGCCCTGGTTCGCCGACATCAGGGCGCCACGCGCACGGCGGTGCAACAATTCGTCGCCGGCCAGGCTGATGCCTCGACCACCGGGCCTGGGGGCGAGACAACGAATTGGCGTCACTTCGCCCCGGGGACGATCCTCGATACCAGCGGCGGCATCGAATACGATTTCCCGGCGCAAGGCCTGAACGCCGCCAGCTACGTGGCCGTGCTGCAAGCCGAATTGCGGGCAATCGCGGCACGGCTGGTGATGCCTGAGTTCATGCTTTCGAGCGATGCCTCGAACGCGAACTACGCCTCGACGATGGTGGCCGAAAGCCCGGCCGTGCGCATGTTCGAGCGTTTGCAAGCCGAACAGATCGAATGCGACCTGGCCGTGATGCGGCGCGCGATCTCAGTAGCGGCCGGCGCGGGGCGCATTGCCGACGACGTGCTGACGAGCATCGATATCCAGGCCGTGGCGCCGCCGTTGGCCGTGCGCGACGGACTCAAGGACGCGCAAGTGGCGCGCATCGAATATCAATGCGGCATCCTCTCGCCACAAACGTGGAGCCAGCGCCGCCGGCTTGATTACGCGCAAGAGCAAGCCAACCTTGCCGATCATCGTCGTCAGGCGAACACGAACGGCGACGCGAGCGGCGCGGTGCCACCGCGCGGATGA
- a CDS encoding DUF3168 domain-containing protein, giving the protein MSLEQAIHNRWATDFLLAGLLPAERLSTGAARGETSFPYVVLSRRENQVLARTSSGTSIDRAVVRFAIWSADLDEAKEIARAVAHRFERVDFPLDEGNVLNMQRLQETETQADDSSWLVEIDYTVIHRHAPATFLG; this is encoded by the coding sequence ATGAGCCTCGAACAAGCCATTCACAACCGCTGGGCGACCGATTTCCTGCTGGCAGGACTGTTGCCGGCAGAGCGACTATCGACGGGCGCGGCGCGTGGCGAGACGTCGTTTCCCTATGTCGTGCTGTCGCGGCGCGAGAACCAGGTACTGGCGCGCACCAGCAGCGGCACGTCGATCGATCGCGCGGTGGTGCGGTTCGCGATATGGTCCGCCGACCTGGACGAAGCCAAGGAGATCGCCCGCGCCGTCGCGCACCGCTTCGAGCGCGTCGATTTTCCGCTCGACGAGGGGAACGTGTTGAACATGCAGCGGCTGCAAGAGACCGAAACACAGGCCGATGACAGCTCGTGGCTCGTGGAGATCGATTACACCGTCATCCATCGTCATGCGCCGGCAACGTTTCTCGGTTAA